From Triticum aestivum cultivar Chinese Spring chromosome 4A, IWGSC CS RefSeq v2.1, whole genome shotgun sequence, a single genomic window includes:
- the LOC123085193 gene encoding actin-depolymerizing factor 5: MAMAYKMATEGMNIKEECKRWFTEMKWKKVHRFVVYKIDERTRAVLVDKVGGPGEGYDELVAALPGDDCRYAVFDFDFVSVDNCQKSKIFFIAWSPAASRIRAKILYATSKQGLRRVLEGVHYEVQATERSEMGFDVIRERAQ, encoded by the exons ATGGCAATGGCTTACAAGATG GCGACGGAGGGGATGAACatcaaggaggagtgcaagcggTGGTTCACGGAGATGAAGTGGAAGAAGGTGCACCGCTTCGTGGTGTACAAGATCGACGAGCGGACGCGCGCCGTGCTGGTGGACAAGGTGGGCGGCCCCGGGGAGGGGTACGACGAGCTCGTCGCCGCGCTGCCCGGCGACGACTGCCGCTACGCCGTCTTCGACTTCGACTTCGTCTCCGTCGACAACTGCCAGAAGAGCAAGATCTTCTTCATCGCATG GTCGCCGGCGGCGTCGAGGATAAGGGCCAAGATCCTGTACGCGACGTCGAAGCAAGGCCTGCGGCGGGTGCTGGAGGGGGTCCACTACGAGGTGCAGGCCACCGAGCGCTCCGAGATGGGCTTCGACGTCATCAGAGAGCGCGCGCAATGA